In the Phaseolus vulgaris cultivar G19833 chromosome 7, P. vulgaris v2.0, whole genome shotgun sequence genome, one interval contains:
- the LOC137829320 gene encoding uncharacterized protein, translating into MESWGAIVECENVESYEHHVEAFNVCSPWLIFTKYVISYWLNPHKEKFVKAWTDKVMHLGNTTSNKVEAVHWSLKRILETSMGDLCFCWDSMNKMIILQHNAIKSSFACEESDRIEYVGLDKSRCGCTIISTHGLPCACELTSFSVGSIPLQSVHFIWTRLSFLDISSGDTSTELSIKPEWVAIMNRFNEVDMAGKINIKAKLREIAYPDKTSLCPPREKVKTKGAQKQGIYFGDSSDQINSNPYIVDNIDVKASGHCGYRAVGALLGMGEESWAIISTDKWMTIPDMGYVIANQHNVC; encoded by the exons ATGGAATCTTGGGGAGCTATTGTTGAGTGTGAAAATGTAGAGTCCTATGAACATCATGTGGAGGCATTTAATGTTTGTTCACCATGGCTTATATTTACTAAGTATGTGATTAGTTATTGGTTAAATCCACATAAAGAAAAGTTTGTTAAGGCTTGGACAGATAAGGTCATGCACTTAGGCAACACGACAAGTAACAAGGTTGAGGCTGTACATTGGAGTTTAAAGAGGATCCTTGAGACGTCAATGGGGGACTTATGCTTTTGTTGGGATTCCATGAATAAGATGATCATCTTGCAACACAATGCAATTAAATCTTCATTTGCATGTG AAGAGAGTGATCGAATTGAATATGTTGGTTTAGATAAATCTCGTTGTGGGTGCACCATTATATCTACTCATGGCCTTCCTTGTGCTTGTGAATTGACTTCCTTTAGTGTGGGTAGCATACCATTGCAGTCAGTGCATTTCATTTGGACACGATTAAGCTTTTTAGATATTTCAAGTGGTGATACTTCAACAGAGTTGTCTATCAAACCAGAGTGGGTTGCCATCATGAATCGGTTCAATGAGGTTGACATGGCTGGTAAGATTAATATCAAAGCGAAACTGCGTGAGATTGCCTATCCAGATAAGACATCTTTGTGTCCACCAAGGGagaaagtgaaaacaaaaggTGCACAAAAA CAAGGGATTTATTTCGGAGACTCCTCCGACCAAATCAATAGCAATCCTTACATTGTTGATAATATTGATGTTAAGGCTAGCGGTCATTGTGGCTATCGTGCGGTTGGTGCATTGTTGGGTATGGGAGAGGAGTCATGGGCTATT ATAAGTACAGATAAGTGGATGACAATTCCGGATATGGGATACGTTATTGCGAATCAACATAAT GTTTGTTGA
- the LOC137828991 gene encoding receptor-like serine/threonine-protein kinase ALE2, producing the protein MIMMSTSCLFILALLHSLLLSFQVISVSMNVPIASSERAKTLLLQPSGQSPSQGPIVTPRPKLPHHDRHHHSWKPYPVAPYKDPACRQICSDPFTATPFGSPCGCIFPMKVRLVLGIAPLLVFPVITELEIEVASGTYLKQSQVRIIGVSADNRNQWRTIVDIDLVPLGEKFDNTTALLLYERFSHNKVPLNRSLFGHYATLYIAYPGIPSSRPPGYIIGSSPLPGDTVGFLPFSASFMSEHEKLTLRTILIIALCSAVLLLVLVGAFFILLKWWKIRSSSSAIGPSLTSYLNKRSGLESMLSGRIMSSRSMSLVSTIAASILSVKTFSFSELEKATDRFSSQRVLGEGGFGRVYSGTLDDGNEVAVKLLKRDDQNGDREFIAEVEMLSRLHHRNLVKLFGICIEGRKRCLVYELIYNGSVESHLHGDDKKRSPLDWEARKKIALGSARGLAYLHEDSNPRVIHRDFKASNVLLEDDFTPKVSDFGLAREAGEGNDHISTRVMGTFGYVAPEYAMTGHLLVKSDVYSYGVFLLELITGRKPVDMSQPHGEENLVTWARPLLRFKEGLEKLVDPFLAGKYEFDDMAKVAAIASMCVHPEVTQRPFMGEVVQALKLIYNDTNESEKESFWHESDFGGDLAFSDSSWLDGEGVTPRLTYGQESSLITMEYSSGRLEMEKGSSSLNADETSLPIRHGNRSGPLRTARGKPSFSKLTRSRSDHVVSFQACLG; encoded by the exons ATGATCATGATGTCAACCTCGTGCCTCTTCATCCTTGCTCTCCTTCATTCGCTGCTTCTCTCTTTCCAAG TGATCTCAGTTTCTATGAATGTGCCAATTGCTTCATCTGAACGAGCTAAAACATTGTTACTTCAACCTTCTGGGCAATCTCCATCTCAAG GTCCTATTGTGACTCCAAGACCAAAACTTCCTCATCATGACCGTCATCACCACAGTTGGAAACCTTATCCTGTGGCTCCTTATAAAGACCCAG CTTGTAGGCAAATCTGTAGTGATCCATTCACTGCAACTCCTTTTGGTTCACCTTGTGGTTGTATATTTCCCATGAAAGTCAGACTAGTACTGGGTATAGCTCCTTTGCTTGTTTTTCCAGTCATTACTGAGTTAGAGATCGAAGTTGCATCTGGAACATATTTGAAGCAGAGCCAAGTGAGGATAATAGGTGTCAGTGCTGACAATCGAAATCAGTGGAGAACCATAGTTGATATTGACTTGGTTCCACTTGGGGAAAAATTTGACAATACCACTGCACTTCTGCTGTATGAGAGGTTTTCGCACAACAAAGTTCCTCTAAATAGGAGCCTTTTTGGTCATTATGCAACTTTGTACATTGCTTATCCAG GTATTCCATCATCACGGCCACCTGGATATATAATTGGGAGTAGTCCCCTGCCCGGTGATACCGTTGGTTTTCTCCCATTCTCTGCCTCCTTCATGAGTGAGCATGAGAAATTGACTCTTAGAACCATACTCATTATTGCTCTATGTTCTGCTGTACTCTTGTTGGTTTTGGTTGGAGCATTTTTCATTTTGCTGAAATGGTGGAAAATTAGGAGCTCATCAAGTGCTATCGGCCCTTCTCTCACATCATATCTAAACAAGAGATCTG GCTTGGAATCTATGTTGTCAGGCAGAATTATGAGCTCAAGATCTATGTCCCTTGTGTCCACTATTGCTGCTTCTATTCTCTCTGTTAAAACATTTTCCTTTTCCGAGCTTGAGAAAGCAACAGATAGATTCAGTTCTCAGAGAGTATTAGGAGAAGGAGGATTTGGACGTGTTTATTCTGGGACATTGGATGATGGAAATGAAGTTGCAGTTAAGCTGCTAAAAAGGGATGATCAGAATGGAGACCGTGAATTTATTGCTGAAGTTGAGATGCTAAGCCGTTTGCATCATCGTAATCTTGTGAAACTCTTTGGTATATGCATAGAAGGGAGAAAGCGTTGCTTGGTGTATGAGCTTATTTACAATGGCAGTGTTGAGTCTCATTTGCATG GTGATGACAAGAAAAGAAGCCCTCTAGATTGGGAAGCACGGAAAAAAATTGCCCTTGGATCGGCAAGAGGTTTGGCCTATCTACATGAGGATTCCAATCCTCGTGTAATTCACCGAGACTTTAAAGCTAGCAACGTGTTGTTAGAAGATGACTTTACCCCTAAGGTTTCTGATTTTGGGTTAGCAAGAGAAGCGGGTGAAGGAAATGATCATATTTCTACAAGGGTCATGGGTACTTTTGG GTATGTCGCTCCAGAATATGCTATGACAGGCCATTTACTGGTTAAAAGTGATGTCTATAGTTATGGTGTTTTCCTGCTTGAGCTCATAACAGGCAGAAAACCAGTGGACATGTCTCAACCTCATGGAGAGGAGAATCTTGTAACGTGGGCTCGACCACTGTTGAGATTCAAAGAAGGTTTAGAAAAGCTGGTGGATCCATTTTTGGCTGGAAAGTATGAGTTTGATGACATGGCAAAGGTGGCTGCTATTGCTTCCATGTGCGTACACCCGGAGGTCACTCAAAGGCCTTTTATGGGTGAAGTTGTGCAGGCTCTTAAGTTGATCTACAACGACACCAATGAGAGTGAGAAGGAGTCCTTTTGGCATGAATCGGATTTTGGAGGTGACCTTGCGTTTTCTGATAGCAGTTGGTTGGATGGTGAAGGGGTAACCCCGAGATTAACTTATGGACAAGAATCTTCCCTCATCACTATGGAGTACAGTTCTGGTCGACTTGAAATGGAAAAGGGATCATCAAGCTTGAATGCAGATGAGACATCTTTGCCCATCAGGCACGGGAACAGATCAGGCCCCTTAAGAACAGCCCGGGGTAAGCCATCCTTTAGTAAGCTCACTCGAAGTCGGAGTGATCATGTGGTATCCTTTCAAGCATGTTTGGGATGA
- the LOC137828960 gene encoding uncharacterized protein: MASDSSSNLRITIESNPPESRLAELNIKCWPKWGCSPGKYQLKFDAEETCYLLKGKVKVYPKGSSEFVEFGVGDLVTIPKGLHCTWDVSVAVDKYYKFESTASSSS; this comes from the exons ATGGCTTCCGACTCCAGTTCAAATCTTAGAATCACCATTGAAAGCAATCCTCCCGAGTCACGTCTAGCTGAATTGAATATCAAGTGTTGGCCCAA atGGGGTTGCTCTCCTGGGAAGTACCAATTAAAGTTTGATGCAGAAGAGACATGCTATCTGTTGAAAGGGAAGGTGAAGGTATACCCAAAAGGGTCATCAGAGTTTGTAGAATTTGGTGTTGGAGACCTTGTGACCATCCCAAAGGGACTCCATTGCACCTGGGATGTCTCAGTTGCTGTGGACAAGTACTACAAATTTGAATCAACagcatcatcttcttcttag
- the LOC137828959 gene encoding 3-oxoacyl-[acyl-carrier-protein] synthase, mitochondrial — MATMRRTGRNFLISFCRTISTSTFPPPPVVSSRRVVVTGLGMVTPLGCGVGTTWKRLIDGECGVKALSLEDLKMNSFDKETQLSTFDQLPSKVAAIVPTGTNPGEFNDQIWLNSKDHRSIARFIAYALCAADEALKDSNWFPTEQEDKERTGVSIGGGIGSISDILDSAQLICEKRLRRLSPFFIPRILINMASGHVSMKYGFQGPNHAAVTACATGSHSIGDAMRMIQFGDADVMLAGGTESSIDALSIAGFCRSRALTTKYNSSPLEASRPFDCGRDGFVIGEGSGVLVLEEFEHAKNRGAKVYAEVRGYGMSGDAYHITQPPSDGRGAILAMTRALRQSGFHPSEVDYINAHATSTPLGDTIEGNAIKTMFSDRTSSSALAFSSTKGAIGHLLGAAGAVEAIFAVLAIRHGIAPLTLNLTKPDPVFDDGFMPLSASEEMPIRVAMSNSFGFGGTNASLLFAHTGSD, encoded by the exons ATGGCAACTATGCGCAGAACTGGCAGAAATTTTTTGATCTCCTTTTGCCGAACCATTTCCACTTCAACTTTTCCACCTCCTCCCGTTGTTTCTTCCCGAAGAGTAGTTGTTACCG GGTTAGGTATGGTGACACCTCTTGGTTGTGGAGTGGGCACAACGTGGAAGCGCCTCATTGATGGGGAGTGTGGGGTGAAGGCACTGTCTTTGGAAGACCTCAAGATGAATTCTTTTGATAAGGAAACTCAGTTGAGTACGTTCGATCAGTTGCCATCCAAAGTTGCTGCTATTGTTCCTACTGGAACCAATCCGGGTGAATTCAATGATCAAATCTGGCTTAATTCTAAG GACCATCGATCAATAGCGAGGTTTATAGCATATGCACTGTGTGCTGctgatgaagctctcaaggattcTAATTGGTTTCCCACTGAGCAGGAAGATAAGGAAAGAACG GGAGTGTCTATTGGAGGGGGAATCGGAAGCATTAGTGACATCCTAGATTCTGCACAACTGATCTGTGAGAAG CGTCTTCGTCGCCTTAGTCCATTTTTTATCCCACGGATACTGATCAATATGGCATCGGGTCATGTGAGCATGAAATATGGGTTCCAG GGACCAAATCATGCTGCAGTAACTGCATGTGCCACTGGTTCACATTCTATCGGTGATGCAATGAGAATGATTCAATTTGGGGATGCAGATGTTATGTTGGCTGGAGGCACAGAGTCCAGCATTGATGCATTATCAATTGCAGGATTCTGCAG GTCTCGGGCTTTGAcaacaaaatataattcaaGCCCACTGGAAGCATCACGACCATTTGATTGTGGACGAGATGGGTTTGT GATAGGTGAAGGTTCTGGAGTCTTGGTCTTGGAG GAATTTGAGCATGCAAAAAATCGAGGAGCCAAAGTCTATGCAGAGGTTCGTGGCTATGGGATGTCAG GTGATGCATACCATATTACTCAACCTCCTAGTGATGGGAGAGGTGCCATTTTGGCCATGACTCGTGCTTTAAGACAG TCAGGTTTCCATCCTTCTGAAGTGGATTACATAAATGCACATGCTACATCTACACCTTTGG GTGATACAATAGAAGGTAATGCAATCAAAACCATGTTCTCTGACCGAACAAGCTCATCTGCTTTAGCCTTCTCCTCCACAAAG GGGGCTATTGGTCATCTCCTAGGTGCCGCTGGAGCTGTGGAAGCGATTTTTGCAGTTTTAGCAATACGACAT GGAATTGCTCCATTAACTCTTAATTTAACTAAGCCAGATCCTGTGTTCGATGATGGTTTCATGCCATTGTCTGCTTCAGAAGAAATGCCAATTAGAGTAGCCATGTCAAACTCTTTTGGTTTCGGAGGCACAAATGCGTCCCTACTTTTTGCTCATACTGGTTCGGACTGA
- the LOC137829321 gene encoding uncharacterized protein has translation MVKTRGGGSQGYRLRPTTSIRRRRRHANEDEEHVELEEVEPQMEVEDEGAPEVEGEGYPGGPLDETLLTGYKDHVAMQLWNGVDRGELKLVSHGRKMNKMGAPHLGILPAVEFSGLVGLVGASYDTIEK, from the exons ATGGTGAAGACTAGGGGAGGAGGTTCACAAGGTTATCGTCTACGTCCCACAACCTCtattagaagaagaagaagacatgctaatgaagatgaagaacatGTTGAACTTGAAGAAGTTGAACCCCAAATGGAGGTGGAGGATGAAGGCGCACCTGAAGTAGAAGGTGAAGGTTATCCCGGAGGTCCACTGGATGAGACACTATTGACAGGTTATAAAGACCATGTGGCCATGCAATTATGGAATGGTGTG GATCGAGGAGAGTTAAAATTGGTGTCTCATGGTCGAAAAATGAATAAGATGGGTGCTCCTCATCTTGGGATACTACCTGCAGTGGAGTTTTCAGGTTTAGTTGGGCTTGTTGGGGCAAGCTATGACACGATAGAAAAATGA
- the LOC137829319 gene encoding PKS-NRPS hybrid synthetase cheA-like: protein MDSSEGFEQELYDGVDVWDDDDIEKSLCKSKGYECTNVFTTNEVFRTRDELLKWVRKVAFHFGFVIVILRSDTSTGQQGRKTFVLLGCERGGKYRRYKKDLQVTESKTRKCGCPFRLRGYPVKSGEGWILKLICGSHNHELANTLVGHPYAGRFTCNEKSMLMDMTYSSVKPRNILLTMKKYNEKNGTTIKQVYNARYLYKRLVRGDRTEMQQLMMYKMPLFEVVGVTSTGLTFSVAFMLLASEHHHNIVWALEKLKGLFFRVDSYPKVVVVDRDIALMNAINVVFPEVANLLCHFHIDKNVKAKCKMTIHPKEA, encoded by the exons ATGGACAGTAGTGAAGGATTTGAACAAGAATTATATGATGGGGTTGATGTGTGGGATGATGATGATATTGAGAAGTCATTATGTAAATCGAAGGGATATGAATGTACAAATGTGTTTACTACAAATGAG GTATTTCGTACTCGGGATGAGCTCCTAAAGTGGGTTAGAAAAGTTGCGTTTCACTTTGGTTTTGTTATTGTGATATTGAGATCGGATACTTCAACTGGCCAACAAGGAAGGAAGACATTTGTATTATTAGGTTGTGAGAGAGGAGGTAAATATAGACGATATAAGAAGGATTTACAGGTTACTGAGAGTAAAACTAGGAAATGTGGTTGTCCTTTCAGATTACGAGGGTATCCAGTAAAGAGTGGTGAAGGATGGATACTGAAATTAATTTGTGGGTCTCATAATCATGAGTTAGCAAATACATTGGTTGGTCATCCATATGCTGGTAGGTTCACATGTAATGAGAAGTCAATGCTTATGGACATGACATACAGTTCGGTGAAGCCTAGAAATATTTTGCTAACAATGAAAAAGTATAATGAGAAAAATGGGACCACAATAAAGCAAGTCTATAATGCACGATATTTGTACAAAAGATTAGTACGAGGTGATAGAACTGAAATGCAACAATTGATGAT GTATAAGATGCCCTTGTTTGAAGTTGTTGGTGTTACGTCAACGGGATTGACCTTCAGTGTTGCATTTATGTTACTCGCATCAGAACATCATCATAACATTGTATGGGCCCTTGAGAAACTAAAAGGTTTGTTTTTTAGAGTTGATTCATACCCAAAGGTTGTGGTTGTTGATAGAGATATTGCTTTAATGAATGCAATAAATGTTGTGTTTCCCGAAGTTGCTAATTTGTTATGTCATtttcacattgataaaaatgttaaagcaaaatgtaaaatgaCTATTCATCCAAAAGAGGCATGA